AGGGTTTGGGGAATGAGAGATGTTGATACAAAATTCTATGCATTAAATAGCTCCAACACAACAAATTAATGATAATGTAATGAAAGGCAAACTAAAGGAACCATCCCAACAAATTAATGATAATGTAACGAAAGGCAAACTAAAGGAACCATCACAACATAACAGCGGCCAGGTAATTACATGTAAAAAATTGTTCAACCCAAactaagaaatagaagaaaaaaaataatcaaataataggtTCATGTGTTGATACTTATTACAATTGCCTTTACTTCATCAGTAGATATATGAATATGACAGTTGTTTCTATTGTGCTGTACCAAAGAAGCTAGGAATTAGGATAGGATAGGTTAGGCTACGTACTAATGAATTCGAATGAGGATGAAACTGAAAGGAGGGAGAAAACCGTGAGAAGGAAGGATCTCTCACACTCAcacatattcaattttataCAGTTCTCACATTTATGAGATAAATAGACAATTTTTACACATTCCAAAAGTTAGGAATTCAAAGaagtacattaaaaaaaaggatttcaCTAACATGTCCCTTTCTTACATTTgctaaagaactaaaagaaaaaattactttacacatttcacttaaaatatattttttaattctttaactaatATTCAAGAATACTGGTTagtatttatctttaaaaaataattaaaataacacttATTTTACGGTAATCTACCAATAATAAAACTATTGGTAACTTCTGAATTACCTCAAAGTTGCTACTTGCTAGTAAAtgatttttaggaaaaaaatattttttttaataatttttagtagtAGTTGCTTAGATAATATATTCcgaataattacttttaaattttaataactaaataaacctaaatatctataaatattattttaaaaaattgactatcaatgcTAATCTTCACTaacttctatttattttatgaaaaatactatttcatcccagtaaaataatttagcacgtaaaacaattataaaaataaaaaaatatttttttatatatttatataaaacttCTATTTAACTTGTTATATTgctcatatttataaaaataaaatacattatatgataatattattagcataaaaaagcaaaatacattatgaataaaatattaaaaatgatttaaaatgttACTCGggtattttctttattaaaatttttaagaaaaaatatcgtTAAgtgtaaaacaaattattatcattataaaaaaaatcagaaattttttttaatataaatttttaagataattattaaaaaaattaacaaatttatcatttatgaaaatttatgatcaaatAACTTAGTATATACATTagacatttttgcatttgttttgAGTAAGAAAAAACACGGTCAAAGTTAAAGATGCAAATTGTTGTTGACAGCAAAATTTGGTTgtgtctttgtttttcttttggtaaatagcactttTGTCCATAAATTTGTAATTCGTTGATAAATAtgtcttgaaagatgaaaatataaaatttagtatacaaaagtataaaaattaggACAAATATATTCAACCGTCAATTTCTGTCACCGTTAATCAAATAACTTACGTGGTACAGAGAGATGAAATTGTCACTGTGGTCATATCGAATTGTCATCATAGAGATATATTTGCgtttttgaaagatgaaaatacaaaatttagtcccaaaaaatataaaaagtgcgaaaaatatattcaaatgttAATAGTAGattgtaactaattattataatttttaaaaaattatattgcgacaattttttttaacaaactcgtaaattaaattgagtttaaacaaaaaaagaatattaattttataaactcgTAAATAACTTTTTTGATGAAaggttcaagtaaaaaaaatacttatggtaaaacattatagttaaattagatccatgaataatttttaggaaaaattaatgacacttttaatttgtaaaaaatactCACCTCCttggaatgatttttttaaatgattagtcaataaaaaataattgtgtatgatataaaaaaaataatttaaaaataaaaaaacttttattataatttataatttgatgtcattgcatatactaataaacattcatattttatcatgaaaaaattataaaaaaataattaaataaatagtacttgattaagaagaaataataattttcttattttatagtaaattttttttgtgtgttgataacatttattaagaattaacaaccaaatgatttatttatttattgtatttgaagaaaagtaagaagaatttgtaaaataataaaaatttacttccattgataatattttgtcacaatcattataaattttttaaaattgtaataatCAATCATAATAACATCCGAATATATTTATTGCACTTTTTTAcatgaattaaattttgtatgtcaTCTTTCAAGGACTTActtgtaagtaaaaaaaaaatatattatatgataaacCATATACAATTAGGAATGAAGAAGTTGTTAATCAAGAGATCGACTATATATTTATGGTATTTTTTACCCTTCAAAATCCAAAATTGAGTATttacccttttctttttcatgtaaacaaaagaaagaattagAGTCAGAAGACGATCTGACTCAGACCCGTTATCTTCATTCTACTCAATCGATCCTCACTTTTTCTTGTCAAAGCAGGTGCCTCCTCTTTCCTTctcatttgtttaattatattgttCTATTCCAATTCCCTTCTGGCAGATTCCACTATTGTTCTCACTTTTGTTATCCTTCAAGATATGCAATTTCATCTTTTAGCTAGTTTTGGTGGATATTCGGTTTCAAGCGTGTCCCTTTGATTATGGGTTGgggtaaaattttgatttttctccTTTCTACTCCAAGATCAGTTTCAATTCAAGTAGAGAAAGGAGGggaaaatgactttttttttatttatttactgagAATATGATTCTCTTCCTGCCCATGAGATAGTTCagagtttttgttttcttagctCATTTTGTTTAGTTAACAATTCGATGCGATGCTTTGATCGTGGGTGGTGCTTTTATTGCTCCCAAACTATGCTGAACTGGGAATAGTTTTAAATCCGAGctttagttaattttaagtaaaaagaggGGAGAGAAATGGCACTGCACATGTTTTTCGTGGACATATAGCTTAACAAGAGTTAACATCTTGATGCATTAAGGTTAATTGTGTTTTTCTTGGCTGCGTTGTTGTGTCAGAAAcagtggtttttttttatattatttatctgcttattaaatttttttgccTTAAAGTTTTTTCCTGCTTGAACTTTCCTCTGCCCGTGAGATCTAGTTTCAAACGTAAGTGTTCTGGCTATATCTGGGGTTGAGTCAGTTCTTTTTGTGTGCTGTAAGTTGAAGACATTTTCAAGTGCTAACCAGGCAACGTTTGATGTAGAAGTCTGATTGTAAGAGGTTTTCTATATGTTAGGCGAACAAGATTTTTGCCTTGTATTTGTGTTACAATTTGTTAGTACTTCTATTGAGTTGATATAGATGGATGCTATAAACTTTCTGAGGCTTCAAAGAAGCAAAGAATATAGATTATGTACTTATTGTTGCTTTACGCaagacattattttttaatatgtaaaaattattggGCGTATTTATGGTACATGTTTTTAAAATGAGGACATTGGCTGACATATATATGCTTAAAGTACAACTGAATTTACTTTTATTGTTtactttgattttattttgttttaatatatactGTCTTGTATCCTTTTAGTTATGTAATTAGTTTCAAGCCCACTTAAAGCTAACCTGATATCTTCCTAACTACTTGTTAAAATATTGTGTATAAAGCTATCTTGAGGAGACAGCTGTGTTCTGTGATTGTAAACAGTTGTCTCCCACTCCTTGTAccctatatatatttaatagtgTGCAATAAATTCTGtgggttgaaaattcaaatttcatggGTAACTGTTCTGATCACCGTCCGCCGCCGTCGTCTTTGGCCACCATTTTTTCCGGCGAATCCAGGGTTGGGTGCTCCTTGAGGAGTGCGACTCACCCCTGCAAGTCGCGTGGCCACCATTGTGGAAGGAGTGGACGTCCTCAATGCACCTATTGCAAAAGGATAGGACATATTCAAGAAAATTGTTACTCCATACATGGCTTTCCCGACAAGGTAGCACATGCATCTAAATCTGAAAAATCAGAGTCTTAAGTTTTTTTATGAGGAGTACCAAGAATATTTGAAgcttaaatatgaaaaatccaGTAACCAAGCTAAATCCTCTTCGGTACCGGGTGTTTCAACAGTATGTATTTCTCAATCTATGGAAGGTCCTAGTCCTTGGATACTTGACTCAGGTGCCTCTGATCATATCTCTGGTAACAAATCATCCTTTTCATCCATTTCTTTTGCAAAAACTCCTCACTTTGTTACTGTAGTCAATGGGTCCAAAGTTGCATCTCAAGGAATTGGTCAAGTTTCTTTATCTCCTTCATTAAAATTGAACTCTGTATTATTTATTCCGCATTGTCCCTACAACTTAATCTCATTAAGTCAATTGACTCGTTCGTTAAATTGCTCAGTAACCTTTGTTGctaattcttttgttatttaGAAACATGGTACGGGTCGTCTGATTAGAGAAGGATGTGAATCACGAGGACTTTATTACTTAGAGTCTAGCCTTCCTGTATCCTGTTTTGCAACTTCAAAGCGCAAGCTTTTGCATGATCGTTTGGGTCACCCAAGtttaacaaaattgaaaatgatgttTCCTAGTCTTAGAATGTGAATCTTGTCAATTAGGGAAACATGTTAGGTCATCATTTCATCAATCAGACAAAAGATGTAATTCGGCTTTCTCTACCATTCATTCTAATATTTAGGGATCAAGTCGTGTCACATCTTTTGGTTTTAGATATCTTCATTGATGAATTTTCTAGATATATTtgggtttatttaatgaaagacatATATGAATTTTTGTCTATATTTATGTCTTTCTTTAATGAGATTCAGAACCAATTTGGAAAAACTATTAAGATTTTCAGAAGTGATAATGCTAAAGAGTATTTTTCTCATGATCTGTCTTCCTTCTAATCCTCAAAAGGTATTTTACATCAGTCCACATGTCCTCATACACCGCAACAAAATGTCATAGCAGAAAGGAAGAATCGCCATCTTCTTGAAACTACACACTCCCTAATGTTCAACTCAAATGTTCCTGTACATCATTGGGGAGATGCAGTTCTCATTGCTTGTTTCTTAATAAATAGGatgccttcttcttctcttgaaaaTTAGATTCCTCACTCAATTATTTTCCCTCATGACCCATTATTTCATGTCTCTCCTAGAGTATTTGGTTGTACCTGTTTTGTCCGTGATCTCTCTCCTGGTCTAGACAAACTCTCTGCTAAGGCTATTAAATGTGTCTTTTTGGGATATTCTCGTGTTCAAAAGGGTTACAAGTGTTATTCTCCTACTACAAAACGGTATTATATGTCTGCTGATGTTACTTTTGTTTAGGACACACCTTTCTTCTCGTCCTCCATAGACTATTCTTCTTCCCTTCAGCAAGTCCTTCCTGTCCCATCTTTTGGTCCAATGAGTAACTCCAACCAAAGTGTTAGTGAAATACCTTCTCATCCACCAAACTTTATTGAAGTTGCTCCTTCACCCCTCATTACATATCAACGCAGGACACAACAAGTTAGCTCCATAGTGCCTGAGTCTTCTTCTCGTGATTCAGATCCTCCTCCAGCAGATCCTCAAACCATGGATCCTTCCTCTTCCACTTCTCCTCATAATTCTGATTCAGATTGGCCCATTGCACTCAGGAAAGGTACTCGATCTACTCGTAATCCTCatcctatttataatttcttgagtTATCATCGGTTGTCtccttcatatttttcttttgttttctcattGTCTTCTCTTACTATTTCTAACAATATCCATGAGGCACTTGATCATCCTGGATGGCAACAAGCCTTGATTGATGAAATGCAGGCTCTTGAAAGCAATGGTACTTGGGAACTTGTTCCTTTTCCTCCTGGCAAGAAAACGGTTGGTTGTAGATGGGTCTATGCTGTTAAAGTTGGGCCCAATGGTGAGGTTGATCGGTTGAAGGCTCGGTTAGTAGCtaaaggctacactcagatctATGGTCTTGATTATTCTGATACTTTCTCTCCTGTAGCTAAAATCACCACTGTTCGACTGTTCCTTGCTATGACTGCCATGCATCATTGGCCCCTCCATCAACTTGacattaaaaatgtctttcttcATGGAGATCTTCAGGAGGAAATCTATATGGAGCAACCTCCTGGCTTTGTTGCTCAGGGGGAGTATGGTCTAGTATGCAAGCTACACCGATCTCtttatggattgaagcaatcCCCTCGAGCTTGGTTTGgtaaatttagttatattgtGCAACTTTTTGGGTTAAAACAAAGTGAAGCAgatcattctgttttttattGTCATACATCTCCTGAAAAGTGTGTTTATTTAATggtctatgttgatgatatagtgaTTACAGGAAATGATGCTACTAAGATCTCTCAGTTAAAAGAGCACTTATTTAGTCATTTTCAGACCAAAGACCTGGGTTATTTGAAGTACTTTCTTGGTATTGAGGTGGCTCAATCAAAAGATGGTGTTGTGATTTCACAGAGAAAGTATGCTCTTGATATATTGGAGGAAACAGGCATGCAAAATTGTAGACCTGTTGATAGTCCTATGGATCCAAATCAGAAGCTCATGACAAATCAAAGTGAAATTTACCCTGATTCTGAGAGATATAGGAGACTTGTAGGAAAACTCATTTATCTTACCATTACAAGACTTgatatttcttttgttgttgGGGTTGTTGGTCAATTTATGCAAAATCCTCATGTTGATCATTGGAATGCTGTCATGCGTATTCTCATATGTGTAAAGAAGGCTCCAGGGCAAGGATTGTTGTATGAAGACAAAGGAAACACTCAAGTCTCAGGATATTGTGATGCAGATTGGGCTGGCTGTCCTATAGACAAGAGATCTACCTCAGGATATTGTGTTTTATTGGAGGGAATATTATTTCTTGGAAGAGCAAGAAACAAGTTGTTGTTGCTCGATCCAGTGCGGAGGCTGAATATAGATCTATGGCTATGGCTACATGTGAACTTATGTGGATTAAACAATTTCTCCAAGAATTGGGATTTTGTGAAGTTGAGCAAATGAAGTTATACTGTTCACATTGCCTCAAATCCAGTCTTTCATAAGAGGACTAAACACATAAAGATTGATTGTTATTTCATTGGTGAGAAACTATTGTCCAAGGAGATTAACACCGAGTTTATTAACTCCAATGACCAGTCGGCAGATATTCTAACTAAGTCCTTAAGAGGAGCTAGAATTCAGTCTATATGTTCCAAGCTTGGTGCATATGATTTGTATGCTtcagcttgagggggagtgttaaaATATTGTGTATAAAGCTATCTTGAGGAGACAGCTGTGTTGTGTGGTTGTAAACAGCTATCTCCCACTCCTTgtaccctatatatatatatttaatagtgTGCAATAAATTCTGAGgggtgaaaattcaaatttcaagtctaCTCTTTGATGGAGCTTTGCCAGGCATTCTTATATGATGAAATATTAGCATTATTAGCTTATTTTTATCACAATGCATGCCCTTCATATATATTGTGTACTTCATTTCTATGAAACATTGGACAGGGCATGgcaaaagatgaaaagctgaGCCAATCGCATGAAACATGGAAGCAAGAGATTGCAAGAAGCCAATCCCAAGTGGATGCATTGCAAAAAGAACTTACAGAGTTAAAGGCTTGCAATCAGGGTTCAGATGGAAATGCAAAAAAGGATTTGGAGGTTCTTTGGCGAAGAGTCAAGACTGCTTCTACATTGTTGACTTACCTGAAGTCAAAAGCTAGGCTCATGGCTGTTCCTCATCTAGCCCATACATCTTGTGGCATCAAACAATTAGAGGGGGTATGCTTTGTTGACAAAAATGGGATACCATTATCAGGTTGGTCCAGCAATgttgatttttcttcatttgatgACGCAGATGAAGAATCTTGGAATGGAATTAGCCACCAGCATGGTTCCTTAGATGAACAAGATGCAGCTTACATAGGTGAAATGCTCAAGTCTGTACAGATGGTCACAGATGTGATGGAAGCCCTTGTCAAAAGGGTTTTACTGGCTGAGTCAGAAACTgcaatagaaaaggaaaaagtaagTATAAGTAAGGAAGAAATTAAGCGGAAGTCTACCCAGTTAGAGAACATGTCTATGAAATTACAGGAGATGGAGCATTTTGCTTTGAATACAAATAGTATCCTAACTGAGATGCGGCAGAGAGTTGAGGACTTGGTGGAAGAAACAACCAGACAGAGAGAACGGGCTGCTGAAAATGAGGAAGAACTTTCTA
The nucleotide sequence above comes from Glycine soja cultivar W05 chromosome 11, ASM419377v2, whole genome shotgun sequence. Encoded proteins:
- the LOC114374291 gene encoding uncharacterized protein LOC114374291 isoform X2 is translated as MAKDEKLSQSHETWKQEIARSQSQVDALQKELTELKACNQGSDGNAKKDLEVLWRRVKTASTLLTYLKSKARLMAVPHLAHTSCGIKQLEGVCFVDKNGIPLSGWSSNVDFSSFDDADEESWNGISHQHGSLDEQDAAYIGEMLKSVQMVTDVMEALVKRVLLAESETAIEKEKVSISKEEIKRKSTQLENMSMKLQEMEHFALNTNSILTEMRQRVEDLVEETTRQRERAAENEEELSRVKQEFESLKSYVSGLITVRETLLSSEKQFRTIERLFEKLVAKTTQLEGEKMQKEAEVQKLMEENVRLSALLDKKEAQLLALNEQCKVMALNASNM
- the LOC114374291 gene encoding uncharacterized protein LOC114374291 isoform X1; this translates as MGNCSDHRPPPSSLATIFSGESRVGCSLRSATHPCKSRGHHCGRSGRPQCTYCKRIGHIQENCYSIHGFPDKGMAKDEKLSQSHETWKQEIARSQSQVDALQKELTELKACNQGSDGNAKKDLEVLWRRVKTASTLLTYLKSKARLMAVPHLAHTSCGIKQLEGVCFVDKNGIPLSGWSSNVDFSSFDDADEESWNGISHQHGSLDEQDAAYIGEMLKSVQMVTDVMEALVKRVLLAESETAIEKEKVSISKEEIKRKSTQLENMSMKLQEMEHFALNTNSILTEMRQRVEDLVEETTRQRERAAENEEELSRVKQEFESLKSYVSGLITVRETLLSSEKQFRTIERLFEKLVAKTTQLEGEKMQKEAEVQKLMEENVRLSALLDKKEAQLLALNEQCKVMALNASNM